A single genomic interval of Natator depressus isolate rNatDep1 chromosome 14, rNatDep2.hap1, whole genome shotgun sequence harbors:
- the LOC141998141 gene encoding olfactory receptor 14A16-like, translating to MSNQTTVTEFLLLGFSDVRELQILHFMVFLVLYLAALTGNLLIIIAIALDHHLHTPMYFFLMSLSILDLGSISVTIPKSMANSIMNTRSISYSGCVAQVFFLIFFAVADFALLTIMAYDRYIAICKPLHYETIMNRRACVQMAASAWISVILYASLHTGNTFSITFCRGNMVDQFFCEIPQLLKLACSNSYFNEFGVIGFGVCLTISCFVFIIVTYAQILTTVLRIPSEQGRHKTFSTCLPHLIVISMFFSTVVFAYMKPISSSPSALDLVVAVLYSVLPPVMNPIIYSIRNKEIKASLRKLTGWRLFNKNKMSAFL from the coding sequence ATGTCCAACCAAACCACCGTGACCGAGTTCCTTCTCCTGGGATTCTCTGATGTTCGAGAGCTGCAGATTTTGCACTTCATGGTGTTTCTAGTGCTTTACCTGGCAGCCCTGACAGGGAATCTTCTCATCATCATAGCCATAGCTCTTGACCAccaccttcacacccccatgtacttcttcctgatgAGTTTGTCCATCCTAGACCTCGGCTCCATCTCTGTCACCATCCCCAAATCTATGGCCAATTCCATTATGAACACCAGGTCCATTTCCTATTCTGGATGTGTTGCCCAAGTCTTTTTCCTCATCTTCTTTGCTGTAGCCGACTTTGCCTTACTCACCATCATGGCGTACGATCGATACATCGCCATCTGCAAACCACTGCACTATGAGACTATAATGAACAGGAGAGCTTGTGTCCAAATGGCAGCCAGTGCCTGGATCAGTGTAATTCTCTATGCTTCATTGCATACTGGGAACACGTTTTCGATCACCTTCTGTCGAGGCAACATGGTGGATCAGTTCTTCTGTGAAATCCCCCAGCTACTCAAGCTCGCCTGCTCTAACTCGTACTTCAATGAATTTGGGGTTATTGGATTTGGTGTGTGTTTAACCATAAGttgctttgtttttataattgtGACATATGCTCAGATCTTGACCACAGTATTGAGAATCCCCTCTGAGCAGGGCCGACATAAAACCTTCTCCACATGCCTTCCTCACCTCATTGTAATTTCCATGTTTTTTTCCACTGTTGTCTTTGCCTACATGAAACCCATCTCCAGCTCTCCGTCAGCTCTGGATCTCGTGGTGGCTGTTCTCTATTCCGTGCTGCCGCCAGTGATGAATCCAATCATCTACAGCATAAGGAACAAGGAAATCAAAGCTTCCCTGAGGAAACTGACTGGGTGGAGATTATTCAACAAGAATAAAATGTCTGCGTTTCTCTGA
- the LOC141998227 gene encoding olfactory receptor 5B21-like, with the protein MVQPNISMFITFHDHRMQLMEKGDAENQTDVTEFILLGLGDLPELQIPLFLVFLVIYIVTMAGNFLIIALVVTDQHLHTPMYFFLGNLSCLETCYTSAFLPRMLASLLTGDRTISVGGCKTQFFFFCFLATTECYLLAAMSYDRYLAICKPLHYETCMNGKLCLQLAAGCWISGFLLCTIMICFMSQLIFCGSNVMDHFFCDLIPMLKLSCSDTSQIMLVLYIFTFPDAVSPFLLTLTSYVCIVSTILRIPSTTGRQKAFSTCFSHLIVVTLFYGTIMIVYMLPKSSNLRALNKVFSVCYTVLTPLANPLIYSLRNREVKEALRKAVRKCLALTQKSD; encoded by the coding sequence ATGGTCCAGCCAAATATTTCGATGTTCATTACTTTTCACGATCACAGGATGCAGCTCATGGAGAAAGGAGATGCGGAAAATCAAACAGATGTGACAGAATTCATCCTCCTGGGGCTTGGGGATCTCCCTGAACTGCAGATCCCTCTCTTTCTGGTTTTCCTAGTGATCTATATTGTGACCATGGCAGGGAACTTCCTCATCATTGCTCTAGTTGTGACTGATCagcaccttcacacccccatgtacttcttcctggggaacttgTCCTGCCTGGAGACCTGCTACACGTCTGCCTTTCTGCCGAGGatgctggccagtctcctgactggggacagaACAATTTCTGTGGGGGGCTGCAAGacacagttttttttcttttgttttctagcAACCACAGAGTGTTATCTCCTGGCAGCGATGTCTTATGATCGATATTTAGCCATATGCAAACCACTGCACTATGAAACCTGTATGAATGGCAAGTTGTGCCTCCAGCTAGCAGCTGGGTGTTGGATAAGTGGATTTCTACTTTGTACAATCATGATCTGTTTTATGTCACAATTAATTTTCTGTGGTTCCAATGTAATGGATCATTTCTTTTGTGATCTCATCCCAATGCTAAAGCTCTCCTGCAGTGACACCAGCCAGATTATGCTGGTTCTTTACATATTTACTTTCCCAGATGCAGTTTCCCCATTTCTATTAACCTTGACATCCTATGTTTGTATTGTTAGCACCATCCTGAGAATCCCTTCCACCACCGGgaggcaaaaggccttttccactTGCTTCTCTCACCTCATCGTGGTAACACTTTTCTATGGGACCATAATGATTGTCTACATGCTACCGAAATCCAGCAACCTGAGAGCCCTGAACAAAGTGTTCTCTGTCTGCTACACAGTCCTGACTCCCCTGGCCaatcccctcatctacagcctgagaaacagagAGGTCAAGGAGGCCCTGAGAAAAGCTGTCAGGAAATGTCTGGCCCTCACACAGAAGTCAGACTAG